Genomic segment of Methanobrevibacter sp.:
GATAAGTTTAAAAAATAATCATTCGGTGAATTTTAATGGAATTACTGTGCATACAATCTCAAGAGCATCCTCAACTTCCTCAAGCGGAGCTTAGGGCAGTGATGGAATGTGAAAATATCGAGGCGGATATTGAGGTTGTCACTGACGGTTTGGTAATTCTTAAAAACATTCCTGAAGATAAAATTGATGAATATTACGGAATTTTAACTAAAAGGCTTGGTTATACCCATGAGGTTCACGAAATAATATTGAAATCATCAATCGAAAGATTGGATGAAGATATTTCTTCTATTAGCTGGCCTAAATATATTAGTCAAACATTTGCAGTTCGTGTAAAGAGATTTCAATCTGAAATAGACACTGTTGCAACCGAAAGAAAGGCAGGCTCTTTAATATTGGCCAATTGCGATAATATTAAAGTAAAATTAAAAGAGCCTCATTCTCTCGTGCGTTTAGTTGCTTTTAAAGATGATGTATATGTAGCTATTGAAAAAATAAAACTGAATAAAAAACATTTTGAAGATAGCAAACCTCACAAAAGACCTTTTTTTTATCCTGGATCCATGAGTCCAAAATTGGCAAGATGCATGGTTAATTTATCAAGAGTTACAGAGGGGCAACTGTTGCTGGACCCTTTTTGCGGAACTGGAGGAATACTTATTGAAGCCGGTTTAATCGGTTGTAAAGTTGCAGGGTCTGATATTTATTGGAAAATGAAGAATGGGACTGCTATTAATTTAGAGCATTATGGAATTACAGATTACAGAACATTTAATTTAGATGTTCGTGAGCTTAAAATGTATGAAAAGGTAGCAAGTGTAGTCACTGACCCTCCATATGGGATTTCTACTTCAACTGGGGATATCGAAGGTAATGATATTTTTAAGGAATTTTTCCATTCAATATATGATAATATGAGAGATGATGCATACCTTTGCATGGCTAGTCCTCATTATGTGGATTTGCATCCAATTGCTGAAGAAGTAGGCTTTGAAATTGTTGAGCAATATGGAATTAAAATGCATAGAAGTTTAACAAGAATAATCTCAGTAATTAGGAAAAAGTTAGATTAATTAAATATAATATAGTTACATTTATATACTAGTTATTTTATTTCATGTTATTCTTGGATGAAAATCGCTTATTCTTCTTTATTTAATAATTTTAATTAATAATTTTTTCTTAATCAATTTTTTTGGCATTTTAAAAATTTTTATTTTTAAAAGTTATTATTTCTATTATTTTACTAATTAAAGATATTTTATAATATATATTATGATTATAATTATTTTTAATCTATATTATTAATTTTAAATATTAATTGCAATATTTTTTAATTAGTTTTGTTAGTAAAATTCATCTGTCTATTAGATGTGCTATGTGTTTTTATGGCGTTGGTTTAAGTCTTATTGTATTGACAATCATGACTATGATGACTGCTTTTCCGCATGTAGCTATACTTTAGTGAGTACTTGAGTTTTTCAAGTATGATGTTGGTTTTGTAGATGTGGTGAATTAGTTACAAA
This window contains:
- a CDS encoding TIGR01177 family methyltransferase: MELLCIQSQEHPQLPQAELRAVMECENIEADIEVVTDGLVILKNIPEDKIDEYYGILTKRLGYTHEVHEIILKSSIERLDEDISSISWPKYISQTFAVRVKRFQSEIDTVATERKAGSLILANCDNIKVKLKEPHSLVRLVAFKDDVYVAIEKIKLNKKHFEDSKPHKRPFFYPGSMSPKLARCMVNLSRVTEGQLLLDPFCGTGGILIEAGLIGCKVAGSDIYWKMKNGTAINLEHYGITDYRTFNLDVRELKMYEKVASVVTDPPYGISTSTGDIEGNDIFKEFFHSIYDNMRDDAYLCMASPHYVDLHPIAEEVGFEIVEQYGIKMHRSLTRIISVIRKKLD